The Miltoncostaea oceani genome includes a region encoding these proteins:
- a CDS encoding NosD domain-containing protein produces the protein MPHGARLSLPTLRVAVVALLGTLALLFVAQTPDIASAAPACTRYAASGGSDSASGSASSPYRTAQRLFDSLAPGEVGCLQPGTTFSERLRANRSGRPGNPVTITSGPGEGRATLLGEIYVPDGATDIVYTNLIINGRTSFRVNPSVNGDRITFSNNEVTDDNHGICFHLGKPGEGVAEDIVIDGNRIHGCGRLPATGFDHGIYLNTTRNVRITNNYIYDNADYGVHLYPDAQGTYVANNVIDGNGRGITFSGEGSTASSNNVVVNNIISNSKDTANVESYWGGPVGSGNRADGNCLWNGAEGNVQNQRGFSVSNNIVADPLFTNRAAKDFSLRAGSPCAGKGPTSVPGGSSGSGGGATPPAASAPALSAPALRALRTLRLSISWLSGDTFVVSARTRLAGRVKIVPRSGSTILGACTRRAARNTAVKCRFSVRRANRALPVVVAASLDPLSKKAKGVRVRLARKVPQASTLSAQATWAAGGPLVLGVRSKVGGEVTMAARHGSQRLGQCRKVVVQGKSVSCRFDVSGVPRGSKVAITAGLKPASGGKSLFIRLSRTLG, from the coding sequence TTGCCCCATGGGGCCCGGCTCTCCCTTCCCACGCTCCGCGTCGCCGTCGTCGCACTGCTGGGAACGCTCGCCCTGCTCTTCGTCGCACAGACCCCCGACATCGCCTCCGCCGCACCGGCGTGCACGCGATACGCCGCCTCGGGTGGCAGCGACTCCGCCTCCGGATCCGCGTCGTCCCCCTACCGGACGGCGCAGCGCCTCTTCGACAGCCTCGCCCCCGGCGAGGTCGGGTGCCTCCAGCCCGGCACCACGTTCTCCGAGCGCCTCCGCGCGAACCGCAGCGGCCGGCCCGGGAACCCCGTCACCATCACGAGTGGCCCCGGCGAGGGCCGGGCGACGCTCCTCGGCGAGATCTACGTGCCGGACGGCGCGACGGACATCGTCTACACCAACCTGATCATCAACGGCCGCACGTCGTTCCGGGTCAACCCGAGCGTCAACGGCGACCGGATCACGTTCTCGAACAACGAGGTCACGGACGACAACCACGGCATCTGCTTCCACCTGGGCAAGCCCGGTGAGGGGGTGGCCGAGGACATCGTCATCGACGGCAACCGCATCCACGGGTGCGGGCGCCTGCCGGCGACCGGGTTCGACCACGGGATCTACCTGAACACGACGCGCAACGTGCGCATCACGAACAACTACATCTACGACAACGCCGACTACGGGGTGCACCTCTACCCCGACGCGCAGGGCACCTACGTCGCGAACAACGTGATCGACGGCAACGGCCGCGGGATCACGTTCTCCGGCGAGGGCTCGACCGCCTCGAGCAACAACGTCGTGGTGAACAACATCATCAGCAACTCCAAGGACACGGCCAACGTCGAGTCCTACTGGGGCGGCCCCGTCGGCTCCGGCAACCGCGCCGACGGCAACTGCCTCTGGAACGGCGCCGAGGGCAACGTCCAGAACCAGCGCGGCTTCTCGGTGTCGAACAACATCGTCGCCGACCCGCTGTTCACGAACCGCGCCGCGAAGGACTTCTCGCTGCGTGCCGGCAGCCCGTGCGCCGGCAAGGGCCCCACGTCGGTGCCCGGTGGGTCCTCGGGTTCCGGCGGCGGCGCGACGCCGCCCGCCGCGTCGGCGCCGGCCCTGTCCGCCCCCGCCCTGCGCGCGCTGCGGACGCTGCGCCTCTCGATCTCGTGGTTATCCGGTGACACCTTCGTCGTGTCGGCGCGCACCCGCCTCGCCGGCCGCGTGAAGATCGTCCCCCGGTCCGGGTCGACCATCCTCGGTGCCTGCACCCGCCGCGCGGCGCGCAACACCGCCGTGAAGTGCCGGTTCTCGGTCCGCCGCGCGAACCGCGCGCTGCCGGTGGTCGTCGCCGCGAGCCTCGACCCGCTGAGCAAGAAGGCGAAGGGCGTCCGCGTGCGCCTGGCGCGGAAGGTCCCGCAGGCGAGCACCCTGTCGGCCCAGGCCACCTGGGCCGCCGGCGGGCCGCTCGTCCTCGGCGTCCGCTCCAAGGTCGGCGGCGAGGTGACCATGGCCGCGCGTCACGGGTCGCAGCGCCTCGGCCAGTGCCGCAAGGTCGTGGTGCAGGGCAAGTCGGTGTCGTGCCGCTTCGACGTGTCGGGCGTGCCCCGCGGGTCGAAGGTGGCGATCACCGCCGGCCTGAAGCCCGCGTCGGGCGGCAAGTCCCTGTTCATCCGCCTGTCGCGGACCCTCGGGTGA
- a CDS encoding phosphatase PAP2 family protein has translation MSEAVQAPERPRAAGAEAAPHRPGVRVPALLVVAAGCLVLAGLVYVLALGVDDLLRADRELRFPQIVGDWRLRDEASYRFSQVTEIVFVASGVLLLLGTLVLGGVRRAGVVAAAAGAGPLAAWVLAAALGATDPVGGEALRASQGAFPSGHAAVAMSLGLGLVIALPPRGRVAGGIVATAFATSVAAGVMALGWHYPSDVLGALLVSIAAAALVVALAPAAGRSPVVRPGRSPWAPVALAGGAAALCAILGAVALDRLPDESAGAFADAHPRYIALVVVCAALSAAGAAILAHLCGTTRLRGS, from the coding sequence GTGAGCGAGGCCGTCCAGGCACCCGAGCGGCCCCGCGCCGCGGGCGCGGAGGCGGCCCCGCACCGCCCGGGCGTCCGGGTCCCCGCCCTGCTCGTCGTCGCGGCCGGCTGCCTCGTCCTCGCGGGGCTCGTCTACGTCCTGGCGCTCGGGGTCGACGACCTGCTGCGCGCCGACCGCGAGCTGAGGTTCCCCCAGATCGTCGGTGACTGGCGCCTCCGCGACGAGGCCTCCTACCGCTTCTCCCAGGTCACCGAGATCGTCTTCGTGGCGAGCGGGGTCCTGCTGCTGCTCGGCACGCTCGTCCTCGGCGGGGTCCGCCGGGCCGGGGTCGTCGCGGCGGCGGCGGGCGCCGGGCCGCTCGCGGCGTGGGTCCTCGCGGCGGCGCTCGGCGCCACCGACCCGGTCGGCGGCGAGGCGCTGCGCGCCAGCCAGGGCGCCTTCCCCAGCGGTCACGCCGCCGTCGCGATGTCGCTCGGCCTCGGCCTCGTGATCGCCCTCCCCCCGCGCGGGCGCGTGGCCGGCGGGATCGTCGCCACCGCGTTCGCGACGTCGGTCGCCGCCGGCGTCATGGCGCTCGGCTGGCACTACCCCAGCGACGTGCTCGGCGCGCTGCTCGTCTCGATCGCCGCGGCGGCCCTGGTGGTGGCCCTCGCCCCCGCCGCGGGGCGGTCCCCGGTGGTGCGGCCCGGGCGCTCCCCGTGGGCCCCGGTCGCCCTCGCCGGCGGCGCCGCGGCGCTCTGCGCGATCCTCGGCGCGGTCGCCCTCGACCGCCTGCCGGACGAGTCGGCGGGGGCCTTCGCCGACGCCCACCCCCGGTACATCGCCCTGGTCGTCGTCTGCGCCGCCCTGTCCGCCGCGGGGGCCGCGATCCTGGCCCACCTGTGCGGCACGACCCGTCTGCGCGGCTCCTGA
- a CDS encoding polysaccharide deacetylase family protein — MSDRRAAARRGALAALAALSPRPVTDALWGRDRLTALAYHRIADVADPGFAFDPGVVSATPEMFERQMRHVARAFTVISLDDLHEHLTTGRPLPDRPALITFDDGYRDNHAHAFPVLRELGLPAVIFIVTGAIGTDRVMWWDELSYLLGRTTLPRAELPLAGPRDLEGPAARAAVRTEMLAHLKAVPDDRRAQAMDELRDALEVAAPRPETPLFMGWEEVAELVAHGVECQPHTVDHPILTRVDDDRARAEVAGSAREAAARTGRPSRAFAYPNGDYDASTLDALRSAGISMAFTMKLGPCPAHAVRASPLEIPRVPLEARDTWDMFRLKVSGALSSVFRVRGALPSRGA, encoded by the coding sequence ATGAGCGACCGCCGCGCCGCCGCGCGCCGTGGTGCGCTCGCGGCCCTCGCCGCGCTGTCGCCGCGCCCCGTCACCGACGCCCTCTGGGGGCGCGACCGCCTCACCGCGCTCGCCTACCACCGCATCGCGGACGTCGCGGACCCCGGCTTCGCGTTCGACCCGGGGGTCGTGAGCGCCACCCCCGAGATGTTCGAGCGCCAGATGCGCCACGTCGCCCGCGCGTTCACGGTGATCTCCCTCGACGACCTGCACGAGCACCTCACGACGGGCCGCCCGCTGCCCGACCGCCCCGCGCTGATCACGTTCGACGACGGCTACCGCGACAACCACGCCCACGCCTTCCCCGTGCTGCGGGAGCTGGGCCTGCCGGCGGTGATCTTCATCGTCACCGGCGCCATCGGCACCGACCGCGTCATGTGGTGGGACGAGCTCTCCTACCTGCTCGGCCGCACGACGCTCCCGCGCGCCGAGCTGCCCCTCGCCGGGCCCCGCGACCTGGAGGGGCCCGCGGCGCGCGCCGCGGTCCGCACCGAGATGCTCGCGCACCTGAAGGCCGTGCCCGACGACCGGCGGGCGCAGGCGATGGACGAGCTGCGGGACGCGCTCGAGGTCGCCGCGCCGCGGCCGGAGACGCCCCTCTTCATGGGGTGGGAGGAGGTCGCCGAGCTCGTCGCCCACGGCGTCGAGTGCCAGCCCCACACCGTCGACCACCCGATCCTCACCCGCGTCGACGACGATCGCGCACGCGCCGAGGTCGCCGGGTCCGCCCGCGAGGCCGCCGCCCGCACGGGGCGCCCGTCGCGCGCGTTCGCCTACCCGAACGGGGACTACGACGCGTCCACGCTCGACGCCCTCCGCTCCGCCGGGATCTCCATGGCCTTCACCATGAAGCTGGGCCCGTGCCCCGCCCACGCGGTGCGCGCGTCGCCCCTCGAGATCCCCCGCGTCCCCCTCGAGGCGCGCGACACGTGGGACATGTTCCGCCTCAAGGTGTCCGGAGCCCTGTCGAGCGTCTTCCGGGTGCGCGGCGCGCTGCCGTCGCGGGGCGCGTGA
- a CDS encoding sugar phosphate nucleotidyltransferase, with protein MSTDAVQPRSIEGAAEASSLPAPVILAGGKGTRLAPFTSVLPKPLMPLGDGPILDVLLQQLHAQGWNEVTLAVGHMAGLIRAYCGDGERYGMDVSYIQETTPLGTVGPLAFLPEEVRRRRLIVMNGDLLTTLRFRDLVAAHEESGAVLSIAVMRRPIKVEFGVLDLGESLGAAREITSYREKPEIESTVSMGVYVFEPEALDYVTPGEPLDIPALIGRLLADGRRVAGYPFDGYWLDIGRHSDYQQAIDDFERIREKLLAPEGARA; from the coding sequence ATGAGCACGGATGCGGTACAGCCCCGCTCGATCGAGGGGGCGGCGGAGGCCTCCAGCCTGCCGGCGCCCGTGATCCTGGCCGGCGGCAAGGGAACCCGCCTGGCCCCGTTCACCTCCGTCCTGCCCAAGCCCCTGATGCCGCTCGGCGACGGGCCGATCCTCGACGTCCTGCTGCAGCAGCTCCACGCGCAGGGCTGGAACGAGGTCACCCTGGCCGTCGGCCACATGGCCGGCCTGATCCGCGCGTACTGCGGCGACGGCGAGCGCTACGGCATGGACGTCAGCTACATCCAGGAGACGACCCCCCTCGGCACCGTGGGCCCGCTGGCCTTCCTGCCCGAGGAGGTCCGCCGCCGCCGCCTGATCGTCATGAACGGCGACCTGCTCACCACCCTGCGCTTCCGCGACCTCGTCGCCGCGCACGAGGAGAGCGGCGCGGTGCTGTCCATCGCGGTCATGCGCCGTCCGATCAAGGTGGAGTTCGGCGTCCTCGACCTCGGCGAGAGCCTCGGCGCCGCCCGCGAGATCACGAGCTACCGCGAGAAGCCGGAGATCGAGTCCACCGTCTCGATGGGCGTCTACGTCTTCGAGCCCGAGGCCCTGGACTACGTGACCCCCGGCGAGCCGCTGGACATCCCGGCGCTGATCGGCCGCCTGCTGGCCGACGGCCGCCGCGTGGCCGGCTACCCGTTCGACGGCTACTGGCTCGACATCGGGCGCCACTCCGACTACCAGCAGGCGATCGACGACTTCGAGCGCATCCGCGAGAAGCTGCTCGCACCCGAGGGGGCCCGCGCGTGA
- a CDS encoding DegT/DnrJ/EryC1/StrS family aminotransferase — MTDQLPLSAPSFDEAEAQAVADVVRSGWLTMGPRTAQFEGEFATYVGSSAGVMASSCTAALHLAFAALDLGPGDEVIVPSLTFVATANAVAYTGATPVFADIVSPEVPLIDPEAVRALITPRTKAICPVHYAGYVADMVALRALCDRHGLALVEDAAHSPGARSPEGPAGSLGDISCFSFFSNKNLVTGEGGMCTSDDERLVARMRLLRAHGMTATSWDRERGHASGYDVVERGYNYRPSELEAALGLVQLGKLPGMLARRRALVGMYRRGLERVPEAGFIPFTAEGDALSSCHILPLVTPDPEAREDVRAAAAAAGVQTSVHYQPVHQFKVFQPQESLPITEDYARREVTLPLYPGMADSDVDRVLDLFPVRARAGVA, encoded by the coding sequence GTGACCGACCAGCTCCCGCTCTCCGCCCCGAGCTTCGACGAGGCGGAGGCCCAGGCCGTCGCGGACGTCGTCCGCTCCGGCTGGCTGACCATGGGCCCCCGCACGGCGCAGTTCGAGGGCGAGTTCGCCACCTACGTCGGCTCGTCCGCCGGGGTGATGGCCTCGTCGTGCACCGCCGCGCTCCACCTCGCGTTCGCCGCCCTCGACCTCGGTCCGGGCGACGAGGTGATCGTGCCGTCGCTGACGTTCGTGGCCACGGCGAACGCCGTCGCCTACACCGGCGCGACGCCGGTCTTCGCCGACATCGTGTCCCCCGAGGTCCCCCTGATCGACCCGGAGGCCGTCCGCGCGCTGATCACGCCGCGGACGAAGGCGATCTGCCCGGTGCACTACGCCGGGTACGTGGCCGACATGGTCGCCCTGCGGGCGCTCTGCGACCGCCACGGCCTCGCCCTCGTCGAGGACGCGGCCCACTCCCCCGGCGCGCGGTCGCCGGAGGGCCCCGCCGGGTCGCTCGGCGACATCTCGTGCTTCTCGTTCTTCTCGAACAAGAACCTCGTGACCGGCGAGGGCGGCATGTGCACGTCCGACGACGAGCGCCTCGTCGCGAGGATGCGGCTGCTCCGGGCGCACGGCATGACGGCGACGAGCTGGGACCGCGAGCGCGGCCACGCCAGCGGCTACGACGTCGTCGAGCGCGGCTACAACTACCGTCCGAGCGAGCTGGAGGCCGCCCTCGGCCTGGTGCAGCTCGGCAAGCTCCCCGGCATGCTGGCCCGCCGGCGCGCGCTCGTCGGCATGTACCGCCGCGGGCTCGAGCGGGTGCCCGAGGCCGGGTTCATCCCGTTCACGGCGGAGGGCGACGCGCTCAGCTCGTGCCACATCCTCCCGCTGGTCACCCCCGACCCCGAGGCCCGCGAGGACGTCCGCGCGGCGGCCGCGGCGGCGGGTGTGCAGACCAGCGTCCACTACCAGCCGGTGCACCAGTTCAAGGTGTTCCAGCCGCAGGAGTCGCTGCCCATCACGGAGGACTACGCGCGGCGTGAGGTGACGCTGCCCCTGTACCCCGGGATGGCCGACTCCGACGTCGACCGGGTCCTCGACCTGTTCCCGGTCCGCGCACGCGCAGGAGTGGCGTAA
- a CDS encoding sugar transferase — protein sequence MSTHAAFRTDQHLVSPASAEITGRTRGPRLTGAIQALVAALVAANIVLWLTEASTGLALAIGAALGIVSAAVVSWTVPPGERGRAVLVRRYRLGHCAGAVLSIAMLLAILGGSVIDGLTAAGALTLAVAATGSAWLVAAGMDRVFGRARRVLVVGTGEVAQHLIDSLPEGRRGFEVVGTVDDQRLPSGAEAHGAAQLGDITELGELVSRHSADLVVFCFVGSPDRDLQDAVNASRAAGAQVAVVSRLFEGLQGSLSLRRLEGLPVLVAGSTRPSRSTEIAQRVTDIVLSSTMLLLTAPLWAALAVAIKLESKGPVLYRAKRIGRDEQPFPMLKFRKMYDGAQGPALTMGQDDRFTRMGRFLAHSKLDELPQLWNVLKGDMSFVGPRPEDARYVQAHHEAYRRVLTVRPGITGLSQIRYRNEFEHLVGDDFEAFYLNTLLPTKLAIDQYYVDHQSWVLDMKCILWTGVALLRGGELQLSELTDHVAFRQPKPRRLQASMELANVEDMSRAA from the coding sequence ATGAGCACTCACGCCGCATTCCGCACCGACCAGCACCTGGTCTCCCCCGCCTCCGCCGAGATCACCGGCCGGACCCGGGGCCCCCGCCTCACCGGGGCCATCCAGGCGCTCGTCGCCGCCCTCGTGGCGGCCAACATCGTCCTCTGGCTGACCGAGGCCTCCACCGGCCTCGCCCTCGCCATCGGCGCCGCCCTCGGCATCGTCTCGGCGGCCGTCGTCTCCTGGACCGTCCCGCCCGGCGAGCGCGGCCGCGCGGTCCTGGTGCGGCGTTACCGGCTCGGCCACTGCGCCGGCGCGGTGCTCTCCATCGCCATGCTCCTCGCCATCCTCGGCGGCAGCGTCATCGACGGCCTCACGGCCGCCGGCGCCCTGACCCTCGCGGTCGCCGCCACCGGCTCCGCCTGGCTCGTCGCCGCCGGCATGGACCGCGTCTTCGGCCGCGCCCGCCGCGTCCTCGTGGTCGGCACGGGCGAGGTCGCCCAGCACCTGATCGACTCGCTCCCCGAGGGCCGCCGCGGCTTCGAGGTCGTCGGCACCGTCGATGACCAGCGCCTCCCCTCGGGTGCCGAGGCCCACGGCGCCGCCCAGCTCGGCGACATCACCGAGCTCGGCGAGCTCGTCTCCCGCCACTCCGCGGACCTGGTCGTCTTCTGCTTCGTCGGGTCGCCCGACCGCGACCTGCAGGACGCCGTCAACGCCAGCCGCGCCGCCGGCGCCCAGGTGGCCGTCGTCTCCCGCCTCTTCGAGGGCCTGCAGGGCTCGCTGTCCCTGCGCCGCCTCGAGGGCCTGCCGGTCCTCGTCGCGGGCTCGACCCGCCCGTCGCGCAGCACCGAGATCGCCCAGCGCGTCACCGACATCGTGCTCTCCTCGACGATGCTCCTCCTGACGGCCCCGCTCTGGGCCGCCCTGGCGGTCGCCATCAAGCTCGAGTCCAAGGGCCCGGTGCTCTACCGCGCCAAGCGGATCGGCCGCGACGAGCAGCCCTTCCCGATGCTCAAGTTCCGCAAGATGTACGACGGCGCCCAGGGCCCCGCCCTGACGATGGGCCAGGACGACCGCTTCACCCGGATGGGCCGCTTCCTCGCCCACTCCAAGCTCGACGAGCTGCCGCAGCTCTGGAACGTGCTGAAGGGCGACATGAGCTTCGTCGGCCCCCGGCCCGAGGACGCCCGCTACGTGCAGGCGCACCACGAGGCCTACCGCCGCGTCCTCACCGTCCGCCCGGGCATCACCGGCCTCAGCCAGATCCGCTACCGCAACGAGTTCGAGCACCTCGTCGGCGACGACTTCGAGGCCTTCTACCTCAACACGCTGCTGCCGACCAAGCTCGCGATCGACCAGTACTACGTGGACCACCAGAGCTGGGTGCTCGACATGAAGTGCATCCTCTGGACCGGCGTCGCCCTCCTGCGGGGCGGGGAGCTGCAGCTCAGCGAGCTCACCGACCACGTCGCGTTCCGTCAGCCGAAGCCGCGCCGCCTGCAGGCGTCGATGGAGCTGGCGAACGTCGAGGACATGAGCCGCGCCGCCTGA
- a CDS encoding NAD-dependent epimerase/dehydratase family protein — translation MRTILVTGAAGYVGGTLTRRLLADPETSVVGVDLCEMDHGAEGVREILDHPRFTMVRADVRDTAALEPLLATSDAVVHLAAVVGDPAGKRDPERTRAINVGASQDLIAASKKAGIKHFVFVSTCSNYGVSDTDTLVTEDGDLNPVSLYAETKVAVEKALLAETELPATVCRFATVYGVAPRMRFDLTVNQFTIEALQDGVLEIYGEQFWRPYVHVEDAARAIELVLATPEKSIGRVYNVGDSGENYTKGMMYELLKERLPELEAKWVDINEDPRSYKVSFQRIADELGYSTTWTVPTGMDQIIAQARLGAFPDPKAGRFRN, via the coding sequence GTGAGAACAATCCTTGTCACCGGGGCCGCGGGGTACGTGGGCGGAACGCTCACCCGGCGCTTGCTCGCCGACCCCGAGACCTCCGTGGTGGGAGTGGACCTCTGCGAGATGGACCACGGCGCCGAAGGCGTCCGCGAGATCCTCGACCACCCTCGTTTCACCATGGTGCGGGCCGACGTCCGTGACACGGCGGCCCTCGAGCCACTGCTCGCGACGTCGGATGCCGTCGTCCACCTGGCCGCGGTCGTCGGCGACCCCGCCGGCAAGCGCGACCCGGAGCGCACCCGCGCGATCAACGTGGGCGCCAGCCAGGACCTGATCGCCGCCAGCAAGAAGGCCGGCATCAAGCACTTCGTGTTCGTGTCGACGTGCAGCAACTACGGCGTCTCGGACACCGACACCCTGGTGACCGAGGACGGCGACCTGAACCCGGTCTCCCTCTACGCCGAGACGAAGGTCGCCGTCGAGAAGGCGCTCCTCGCCGAGACCGAGCTGCCGGCGACGGTCTGCCGCTTCGCGACGGTCTACGGCGTCGCGCCGCGCATGCGGTTCGACCTCACCGTCAACCAGTTCACCATCGAGGCGCTGCAGGACGGCGTCCTCGAGATCTACGGCGAGCAGTTCTGGCGCCCCTACGTCCACGTCGAGGACGCCGCACGGGCCATCGAGCTCGTGCTCGCGACCCCGGAGAAGAGCATCGGCCGCGTCTACAACGTGGGCGACTCGGGCGAGAACTACACCAAGGGGATGATGTACGAGCTCCTGAAGGAGCGGCTCCCGGAGCTCGAGGCGAAGTGGGTCGACATCAACGAGGACCCCCGCTCGTACAAGGTCAGTTTCCAGCGGATCGCCGACGAGCTCGGGTACTCGACGACCTGGACCGTGCCGACCGGCATGGACCAGATCATCGCGCAAGCCCGCCTCGGCGCCTTCCCCGACCCGAAGGCCGGCCGCTTCCGCAACTAG
- a CDS encoding GNAT family N-acetyltransferase has translation MTVAGGGEARTSRAAGDGVLPRLAQAGWDDLVGAHAPADPLRRTAWLTAWRAEAGASVAPRCVIVDRGRAPVAIAPLEVATRGGLRLVRHLGQGDAWFHIAPPAADADALAVLLSAIAAEPGDILQLDGFAADEDTVAALRTAIPGVRLTAGETWRLEVADPPRSVRKRRKEVGRAQRRAAERGVSLAVDVTGDWSEIGPRLPALLDFHAAHFPGEGDNLLAGPGVRRRFTERAIAAMGAEGRVRLAEVRVEGGAMVAWDLALVGDGGSAVAYAGAFDRDRDDVTMLGWISMLAMIEALEAEGVGLVDFGPGPAPYKDLISRAVPLVRATAPLSLRGRAALGAHRAGTALQELRARRRGEDG, from the coding sequence ATGACGGTGGCGGGTGGCGGTGAGGCGCGTACGTCCCGGGCGGCCGGCGACGGGGTCCTCCCCCGGCTGGCCCAGGCGGGGTGGGACGACCTGGTCGGCGCCCACGCGCCGGCCGACCCCCTGCGCCGCACGGCGTGGCTCACGGCCTGGCGCGCGGAGGCGGGCGCCTCCGTGGCGCCGCGCTGCGTGATCGTCGACCGCGGCCGCGCCCCGGTGGCGATCGCGCCCCTCGAGGTCGCGACGCGCGGGGGCCTGCGCCTGGTGCGGCACCTCGGCCAGGGGGACGCCTGGTTCCACATCGCCCCCCCGGCGGCCGACGCCGACGCCCTCGCGGTGCTGCTCTCGGCCATCGCCGCCGAGCCGGGCGACATCCTGCAGCTCGACGGCTTCGCCGCCGACGAGGACACCGTCGCCGCGCTCCGGACCGCGATCCCCGGGGTGCGCCTCACGGCGGGCGAGACGTGGCGGCTCGAGGTGGCCGACCCGCCGCGGTCGGTGCGCAAGCGCCGCAAGGAGGTCGGCCGGGCCCAGCGGCGCGCCGCCGAGCGGGGCGTGTCGCTGGCGGTCGACGTGACCGGCGACTGGTCGGAGATCGGGCCGCGCCTGCCGGCGCTGCTCGACTTCCACGCCGCCCACTTCCCGGGCGAGGGCGACAACCTGCTCGCCGGCCCCGGCGTGCGGCGCCGCTTCACCGAGCGGGCGATCGCCGCGATGGGCGCGGAGGGCCGGGTGCGGCTGGCGGAGGTGCGGGTCGAGGGCGGGGCGATGGTGGCCTGGGACCTCGCCCTGGTCGGCGACGGCGGGTCCGCCGTGGCGTACGCCGGGGCGTTCGACCGCGACCGCGACGACGTCACCATGCTCGGCTGGATCTCGATGCTGGCGATGATCGAGGCGCTCGAGGCCGAGGGCGTCGGTCTGGTGGACTTCGGGCCGGGACCGGCCCCCTACAAGGACCTGATCTCGCGTGCCGTGCCGCTGGTGCGGGCCACGGCGCCGCTGTCCCTGCGGGGCCGCGCCGCCCTCGGCGCCCACCGGGCGGGGACGGCGCTGCAGGAGCTGCGTGCACGGCGACGGGGGGAGGACGGGTGA
- a CDS encoding glycosyltransferase has protein sequence MSGRPLKVVMLIESVRGGGAERFTVGLARALDDGPDCDVVVCASRDAGRNREPIAHETGVRVLMLGRRRTLSPLAWLPLIRHLRRERVDVLHSHMFGSNVWAVLIGRLARVPVVIATEHSWTYEGQRVRKLLDGYWIGRLATAFVAVSPEDARRMVEIEHVPARRVRTIGTGLLRDPAELQSAPGGLREELGLPPGTPLVGAIAMLRPMKAVDVLVAAFARLRERVPGAHLAIAGDGPLRPEVEAQIAELGVGDAVHLLGVREDVADILRSLDVVVLPSDSEGSPIALIEAMVAGRAIVASRVGGMPWILGEGDCGVLVPPRTPDVLAGAIADLLEDPARREELGARARERALADFTLESVAGQWAALYRELRG, from the coding sequence GTGAGCGGGCGGCCCCTGAAGGTCGTGATGCTGATCGAGTCGGTCCGCGGCGGCGGGGCCGAGCGGTTCACCGTGGGCCTGGCGCGCGCGCTCGACGACGGCCCCGACTGCGACGTCGTGGTCTGCGCGAGCCGGGACGCGGGACGCAACCGCGAGCCGATCGCCCACGAGACCGGCGTGCGGGTGCTGATGCTCGGGCGGCGGCGCACGCTGTCCCCCCTCGCCTGGCTGCCGCTGATCCGGCACCTGCGGCGCGAGCGGGTCGACGTCCTCCACTCGCACATGTTCGGCTCGAACGTCTGGGCGGTCCTGATCGGCCGCCTCGCACGCGTGCCGGTGGTGATCGCGACGGAGCACTCGTGGACGTACGAGGGCCAGCGGGTGCGGAAGCTCCTCGACGGATACTGGATCGGCCGCCTCGCCACGGCGTTCGTCGCCGTGTCGCCCGAGGACGCCCGCCGGATGGTGGAGATCGAGCACGTCCCCGCCCGCCGGGTGCGGACGATCGGCACCGGGCTGCTGCGCGACCCCGCCGAGCTGCAGTCCGCGCCGGGGGGCCTCCGCGAGGAGCTCGGGCTGCCGCCGGGGACGCCCCTCGTGGGCGCGATCGCGATGCTGCGCCCGATGAAGGCGGTCGACGTCCTGGTGGCGGCCTTCGCCCGGCTGCGGGAGCGGGTTCCCGGCGCGCACCTGGCGATCGCCGGCGACGGTCCGCTGCGACCGGAGGTGGAGGCCCAGATCGCGGAGCTCGGCGTCGGCGACGCCGTGCACCTGCTGGGGGTGCGCGAGGACGTCGCGGACATCCTGCGGTCGCTCGACGTCGTCGTGCTGCCCTCCGACTCCGAGGGCAGCCCGATCGCCCTGATCGAGGCGATGGTCGCCGGGCGGGCCATCGTGGCGTCGCGCGTCGGCGGCATGCCCTGGATCCTCGGCGAGGGCGACTGCGGCGTGCTCGTCCCGCCGCGCACCCCCGACGTGCTGGCGGGCGCGATCGCCGACCTGCTCGAGGACCCCGCCCGGCGCGAGGAGCTGGGCGCGCGGGCCCGGGAGCGCGCCCTCGCGGACTTCACGCTGGAGAGCGTCGCCGGCCAGTGGGCCGCCCTGTACCGGGAGCTGCGCGGGTGA